A stretch of Fusarium poae strain DAOMC 252244 chromosome 2, whole genome shotgun sequence DNA encodes these proteins:
- the MIC33 gene encoding putative mitochondrial 2-oxoglutarate/malate carrier protein (TransMembrane:2 (o239-259i302-322o)~BUSCO:39476at5125), protein MSQTFKQAAESARSKARGDSAAIANDILHTPLMKAALPFINGGISGMVATTVIQPVDMVKVRIQLAGEGTATGPKPSPLAVTRQIIASGKFLDLYTGLSAGLLRQAVYTTARLGMFDTLMKNLSARAKTEGRSVGFAERATAGLTAGGIAAMIGNPADLALIRMQSDGLKPLAERKNYKSVIDALTSIAKSEGVGALWAGAAPTVARAMALNFGQLAFFSEAKVQLKKNTDLSARTQTLTASAVAGFFASFFSLPFDFVKTRLQKQSKGPDGKLPYRSMMDCFSKVAKQEGLGRFYRGFGTYYIRIAPHAMVTLIVADYLGWITK, encoded by the exons ATGAGCCAAACATTTAAGCAAGCAGCTGAATCAGCCCGCTCAAAGGCTCGAGGCGACTCGGCTGCCATTGCCAATGACATCCTTCACACACCTCTCATGAAGGCCGCCCTCCCCTTCATCAACGGTGGTATCAGCGGCATGGTGGCCACCACAGTTATCCAACCTGTCGATATGGTCAAGGTCCGCATCCAACTCGCTGGCGAGGGAACTGCCACTGGCCCCAAGCCTAGTCCCTTGGCTGTCACTCGACAGATCATCGCGAGCGGAAAGTTCCTTGACCTTTACACTGGTCTATCAGCAGGTCTTTTGCGCCAGGCCGTCTACACCACTGCCCGCTTGGGCATGTTCGACACACTGATGAAGAACCTGTCCGCCCGAGCAAAGACTGAAGGTCGATCAGTCGGTTTCGCAGAGAGAGCCACTGCTGGTCTTACTGCTGGTGGTATTGCTGCCATGATCGGTAACCCTGCTGATCTTGCTCTCATCCGCATGCAGAGTGATGGCCTCAAGCCTCTCGCCGAGCGAAAGAACTATAAGTCTGTCATTGATGCTCTCACAAGCATCGCAAAGAGCGAAGGTGTTGGTGCTCTTTGGGCCGGTGCTGCTCCCACAGTTGCCCGCGCCATGGCTCTCAACTTTGGTCAGCTTGCTTTCTTCAGTGAGGCCAAGGTCCAACTCAAGAAGAACACCGATCTCTCCGCCCGAACCCAGACTCTCACTGCCAGTGCCGTCGCTGGTTTCTTCgcttctttcttctcatTGCCCTTTGACTTTGTCAAGACACGTCTGCAAAAGCAATCCAAGGGCCCCGACGGCAAGCTTCCCTACCGGAGCATGATGGACTGCTTCTCCAAGGTTGCCAAGCAAGAGGGTCTCGGCCGCTTCTACCGTGGTTTCGGCACATACTACATCCGCATCGCTCCTCACGC TATGGTGACATTGATCGTTGCTGATTACCTTGGCTGGATCACCAAATAA
- a CDS encoding hypothetical protein (TransMembrane:14 (o20-43i235-257o277-306i318-340o346-366i373-393o413-434i831-852o1003-1021i1042-1067o1073-1097i1109-1133o1145-1165i1186-1210o)): protein MAFIKQVGTLMGKNFRILLWRHLALCIWMAFILPVFLAALFSFTKNLLVPPAKFGIGNVAPLMPLDEAISKATNNGREKLVLVNNGNNDTDVNRVFDTVKSKFEDAAKSAEVEFEVVFVDNQDELTNNCPSNLRGVSRCFGAIVMESSSTGIWNYTIRADGAFEYAPAKFRVDKPNDQQIYIIPLQHAVDQAISRLNNSDSTTLDDISEYPYTSLTPEERDREIRRRFQKAIKGWMGVAFLGTVVWVTYHLTGFVATERESGMSTLIDAMMPVRKPWLAMVARIIAHHLSFSLIYLPAWVIGSIIVRGGVFAKTSMAIVIVFHVITGLAFSSVSMLFASIFKKAQLSGNTAILVVAIIGIVSQVLTQPGTVPVAVLSLLFTPSAFVFFIADMARFEEQERPTNLFERAPNSPSAIPGIVLWVFIIIQIFAYPLIGAFIEHALFSNDTPGRKILLNQSDVDRLGSNAVQLRRFSKTYNPNFFSRLFRRGANKKQPVHAVNGLDLNIGQGQVVALLGANGSGKSTTLDAISGMNKLTSGSIEIDGRGGLGIAPQKNVIWDDLTVEEHIRIFNHLKAPNARADAQQIEELIRSIDLYPKRKAFAKALSGGQKRKLQLGLMLTGGSAVCCVDEVSSGIDPLSRRKLWDIILAERGRRTMILTTHFLDEADLLADHIAILSKGTLRAEGSSVELKDKMGGGYRVHVPKDIGVRETPDVDGVVKKDAFDLITYTAPSSQLAAVVIKNLEAAGVSEYRFSGPTIEDVFLEVAEEIKDEEAFRNNNQALSPPSTEKMSSKENSIEKPGLELTNGQRIGYVKQAKILFRKRLTILKRNRILYLFALLLPIFAAGLTSIFVMNEATPSCQPADQASRTTSRQDIFSQKGVEDQIYFLAGPTEKFTASLDTVGQIGSMFGSGSSSFKGPGIITVDSFQAFKDRIESDRRRITTGFWLGDDVQGPTFAWVANLFISSPIQAQQILDVLLTNTTISTAWSNLEIPISPSTGDSLQMIVYMSIALSVYPAFFALYPSNERRRNVRGLQYSNGVRPFPLWVAYLLFDLLIVLLATSIGTAIWAGVSDIWFHLGYVFLILFLYGIAATLFAYIISLFTSTQLGTFAWSAASQTLTFVVYIIAYMSVLTYTPVTKVDSSLRLVTFLISAFAPIGSALKALFISTNLFSTACDDTELTTNPSGILYYGGPILYLILQSIIFFGLLIWLDTGSAGASIRGLLHGKKKDTVSDEEQIDEDIISERNKVTQNSENEHGLRVMNLTKTFRDNTAVDNVTFGIRRGEVFALLGPNGAGKSTTISLIRGDIKPDRNGGDVLVEDISISKNLAASRANLGVCPQFDAMDQMTVREHLEFYAKVRGIEEVEHNVRAVMQAVGLESFATRMAHALSGGNKRKLSLGIALMGNPTVVLLDEPSSGLDAASKRVMWKTLEATVPGRSILLTTHSMEEADALAGRAGILARRMLALGTPDNLRHRFGDALHIHLVSSTAPRTSDEEMARIMNWIRTTLPSADVDEKTYHGQIRFSVRAGQVLAATSGRREEEVTRKDEDLSQSAIGHLVVLLEENKDQLGVGHYSVSPTTLDQVFLSIVGQHNVKEENSEEKTVSLWKKIWMFGRS, encoded by the coding sequence ATGGCCTTCATCAAGCAGGTCGGGACCCTCATGGGGAAGAACTTCCGCATTCTTCTCTGGCGTCACTTGGCATTATGTATTTGGATGGCCTTCATTTTACCAGTCTTTCTGGCCGCCTTGTTTAGTTTTACAAAAAACCTCCTCGTCCCTCCCGCTAAGTTCGGGATTGGCAATGTCGCTCCCTTGATGCCTCTCGACGAGGCAATTTCAAAAGCAACAAACAATGGCCGTGAGAAACTGGTCCTTGTCAACAACGGCAACAACGATACAGACGTCAACCGCGTATTCGACACCGTGAAATCCAAGTTCGAGGATGCTGCTAAATCTGCTGAAGTCGAATTTGAGGTTGTATTCGTCGATAATCAGGACGAATTGACCAACAACTGCCCCAGCAACCTGAGAGGTGTTTCGAGATGTTTTGGTGCTATTGTCATGGAGTCATCCTCGACAGGTATCTGGAACTACACCATTCGTGCCGACGGAGCTTTCGAATATGCCCCTGCAAAGTTCCGCGTAGACAAGCCCAATGACCAACAAATCTACATCATCCCGCTTCAACATGCCGTTGACCAAGCAATTTCCCGTCTCAACAACTCGGACAGCACAACCTTGGACGACATTTCCGAGTACCCTTACACCAGTTTGACACCGGAAGAGCGCGACAGAGAGATTCGACGACGGTTCCAAAAGGCGATCAAGGGCTGGATGGGTGTGGCCTTTTTGGGCACTGTTGTTTGGGTCACCTACCATCTCACTGGTTTCGTCGCTACAGAGCGTGAGAGTGGAATGTCTACTCTGATCGATGCCATGATGCCAGTTCGGAAACCCTGGCTTGCTATGGTCGCAAGAATCATTGCCCACCACCTTTCATTCTCTCTCATTTACCTTCCGGCTTGGGTTATTGGCTCTATAATTGTTCGCGGAGGTGTTTTCGCCAAGACCAGTATGGCTATCGTTATTGTCTTTCACGTCATCACAGGTCTCGCCTTTTCTTCTGTATCTATGCTATTTGCATCGATCTTCAAAAAGGCACAGCTCAGTGGTAATACTGCCATCTTGGTAGTTGCAATTATTGGCATTGTGTCACAGGTCCTGACTCAACCTGGAACGGTTCCTGTTGCTGTGTTGTCATTGTTATTCACTCCTTCTGCGTTCGTTTTCTTCATCGCCGACATGGCTCGTTTTGAAGAGCAAGAGAGGCCGACAAATCTTTTTGAAAGGGCTCCAAATAGCCCTTCGGCCATTCCAGGAATCGTCCTCTGGGTGTTTATAATCATCCAGATCTTTGCTTACCCGTTGATTGGAGCCTTTATTGAACATGCCCTGTTTAGCAACGACACCCCAGGCCGCAAGATTCTTTTGAACCAGTCCGACGTTGATCGATTGGGTAGCAACGCTGTTCAGCTGCGACGGTTCTCCAAGACGTACAACCCCAATTTCTTTTCGAGACTTTTCCGCCGGGGCGCCAACAAGAAACAGCCTGTTCATGCTGTCAACGGACTAGACCTTAACATTGGCCAAGGCCAGGTCGTTGCTCTCCTCGGAGCCAACGGTAGTGGAAAGAGCACGACGCTTGATGCCATTTCAGGCATGAACAAGTTGACTAGTGGATCGATCGAAATAGATGGCCGCGGCGGTCTTGGAATTGCCCCCCAGAAGAATGTGATTTGGGACGACTTGACGGTAGAAGAACACATTCGTATTTTCAACCACCTCAAGGCACCCAACGCGAGAGCCGACGCCCAACAAATCGAAGAACTCATCAGATCCATTGACCTCTACCCGAAACGAAAGGCCTTTGCCAAGGCACTATCAGGCGGTCAAAAACGAAAGCTTCAACTTGGACTTATGTTGACCGGAGGCAGTGCTGTATGCTGTGTTGACGAAGTCAGCAGTGGCATTGATCCCCTATCCAGACGGAAACTTTGGGATATCATTTTGGCCGAACGTGGCAGGCGTACCATGATCTTGACGACTCACTTTCTCGACGAAGCCGATCTTCTTGCCGACCACATCGCCATCCTGTCCAAGGGTACTCTACGCGCCGAAGGCTCTTCCGTGGAGCTAAAGGATAAAATGGGTGGTGGATATCGAGTTCATGTTCCGAAAGACATCGGTGTCCGTGAAACACCTGATGTCGACGGAGTCGTGAAGAAAGATGCCTTTGATCTCATTACATACACTGCTCCATCGTCACAacttgctgctgttgtcatCAAGAATCTTGAGGCTGCTGGTGTCAGCGAGTATCGGTTCTCGGGGCCAACCATTGAAGATGTTTTCTTAGAGGTCGCTGAAGAAatcaaagatgaagaggCTTTCCGTAACAACAACCAAGCTTTATCTCCACCCTCAACAGAGAAAATGTCATCAAAGGAGAACAGCATCGAGAAGCCGGGATTGGAGCTTACAAACGGACAACGCATCGGATATGTGAAGCAGGCCAAGATCCTCTTCCGCAAACGTTTAACGATTCTCAAGCGAAACCGAATTTTGTACTTGttcgcccttcttcttcctatATTTGCCGCCGGGTTAACATCAATCTTTGTCATGAACGAGGCCACACCCAGTTGTCAACCGGCAGATCAAGCCTCTCGAACCACTTCCAGGCAAGACATTTTCAGCCAAAAAGGCGTTGAGGACCAAATATACTTCCTGGCAGGGCCGACTGAGAAGTTCACAGCGTCTCTAGACACGGTCGGTCAGATTGGGTCTATGTTCGGATCTGGATCTTCAAGCTTCAAAGGTCCTGGAATCATTACGGTTGATTCTTTCCAGGCCTTCAAGGACAGGATCGAAAGCGATCGGAGGAGAATCACCACTGGCTTTTGGCTTGGTGACGATGTGCAAGGTCCTACTTTCGCCTGGGTCGCGAATCTCTTCATCTCGAGTCCCATCCAAGCACAGCAGATTTTGGATGTATTATTGACCAATACGACAATCTCTACAGCATGGAGTAACCTGGAGATCCCTATCAGCCCCTCTACAGGTGACTCGCTCCAGATGATTGTGTACATGTCGATTGCGCTTTCAGTCTACCCAGCCTTTTTCGCCCTGTACCCAAGCAATGAGCGACGAAGGAATGTTCGTGGTCTTCAATATTCAAACGGTGTCCGGCCATTCCCGCTCTGGGTCGCATACCTTTTGTTCGACCTTCTCATAGTTTTGCTTGCCACCAGTATTGGAACAGCAATTTGGGCTGGTGTGTCAGACATTTGGTTTCACCTAGGATACGTTTTTCTCATCCTGTTTCTCTACGGAATAGCCGCGACACTTTTCGCATACATTATTTCACTGTTCACCTCAACACAGCTGGGGACTTTTGCCTGGTCTGCAGCGAGCCAGACCCTTACTTTTGTCGTGTACATCATCGCATACATGTCTGTGTTGACATACACGCCAGTGACCAAAGTCGACAGCAGCTTGCGGCTTGTTACGTTTCTCATTTCTGCGTTTGCGCCTATCGGCTCGGCATTGAAGGCCCTCTTTATTTCGACGAACCTCTTCTCTACAGCCTGTGATGACACTGAGCTGACAACCAACCCCAGTGGCATTCTTTACTATGGTGGACCTATTCTTTACCTTATCCTTCAATCGATTATCTTCTTTGGCCTCTTGATTTGGCTTGATACAGGATCAGCCGGAGCCTCGATCAGAGGTCTCCTTCacggaaaaaagaaagatacCGTATCAGACGAGGAACAAATCGACGAAGATATCATCAGCGAGCGCAACAAGGTCACCCAGAACTCAGAGAATGAGCACGGCCTTCGAGTTATGAATCTCACGAAGACCTTCCGGGACAATACGGCCGTGGACAACGTCACTTTCGGCATTAGACGCGGCGAAGTGTTTGCACTTCTTGGACCCAACGGTGCTGGAAAATCGACGACAATTTCCCTTATCCGCGGTGACATAAAGCCTGACCGAAACGGCGGTGATGTGTTGGTGGAGGATATCTCTATTAGCAAGAACCTTGCTGCTTCTCGTGCTAACCTGGGCGTGTGCCCTCAATTTGATGCTATGGATCAAATGACAGTGCGCGAGCACCTCGAATTTTATGCCAAGGTCAGAGGCATTGAGGAAGTAGAACACAACGTCAGGGCAGTTATGCAAGCAGTGGGACTCGAATCTTTTGCCACCCGAATGGCGCATGCTTTATCGGGAGGAAACAAACGAAAGCTGAGTCTCGGTATTGCCTTGATGGGCAACCCTACAGTTGTGCTGCTTGACGAGCCTTCTTCTGGCCTAGACGCAGCTTCCAAGCGTGTCATGTGGAAGACTCTGGAGGCTACAGTCCCTGGAAGATCAATTCTTCTTACAACCCACAGCATGGAAGAGGCTGATGCACTTGCTGGCAGGGCTGGTATCCTCGCACGAAGAATGCTTGCCCTCGGAACGCCAGATAATCTACGACATCGATTTGGAGATGCTCTACACATTCATTTGGTCTCGAGCACTGCTCCACGAACAAGTGACGAAGAGATGGCCCGAATCATGAACTGGATTCGCACGACTTTGCCATCTGccgatgttgatgagaagacATATCACGGCCAAATACGCTTTTCGGTCCGCGCCGGCCAAGTCCTTGCAGCAACATCGGGTCGCAGGGAAGAAGAGGTCACAAGAAAAGATGAGGATCTCAGCCAGAGCGCCATTGGGCATTTGGTTGTGTTACTTGAAGAAAACAAGGATCAACTAGGTGTTGGTCATTACAGTGTTAGTCCAACGACATTGGATCAAGTCTTCCTCAGTATTGTCGGACAACACAACGTCAAAGAAGAAAATTCCGAAGAAAAGACGGTCAGTCTTTGGAAGAAGATATGGATGTTTGGGAGATCATAG